Proteins from a genomic interval of Candidatus Rubidus massiliensis:
- a CDS encoding DNA-binding transcriptional activator SdiA — translation MLTWQEIVQNYIAKYHNIVKKTTQPLKDHFGIGYFTYHKIDNQNRYTVLVDRPDWAEYYVQEKIYLNDPYLRQASNYHSGMCLVEHNGSEEYKEMVIKAGKKVLDMDLGVLLIKKNKNGVEFFGFSANRKKSALEQIFLNEPHLLHSFANHFKKNTLKLLQKMDEESNNLFNLKGVDSLVNHSIKTTIENTTRFTFLNAIGMNHEVDQLNRLSQREKECLKLTGSNKTAKEIALILKLSHRTVESYIENIKIKLDCSTKQDLQKMSQLFDELKLF, via the coding sequence ATGTTAACTTGGCAAGAAATTGTACAAAACTATATCGCAAAATACCATAATATTGTCAAAAAAACGACTCAGCCTTTAAAGGATCATTTTGGTATCGGTTACTTTACCTACCATAAAATCGATAATCAAAACAGATATACGGTACTAGTAGATCGCCCGGATTGGGCTGAATACTACGTGCAAGAAAAGATTTATCTTAACGATCCCTACTTAAGACAGGCAAGTAATTATCATTCAGGCATGTGTCTTGTAGAGCACAATGGCTCAGAAGAATACAAGGAGATGGTGATAAAAGCAGGCAAAAAAGTGCTTGATATGGATTTAGGTGTATTGCTTATTAAAAAAAACAAGAATGGTGTAGAATTTTTTGGTTTTTCAGCTAATCGCAAAAAAAGCGCTTTAGAACAAATATTTCTAAATGAACCCCACTTACTTCATTCTTTTGCCAACCACTTTAAAAAAAATACCCTTAAACTTTTACAAAAGATGGATGAAGAATCTAATAATTTATTTAATTTAAAAGGGGTTGACTCCCTTGTTAATCATTCTATTAAGACAACCATTGAAAACACTACTCGCTTCACTTTCTTAAATGCCATTGGAATGAACCATGAAGTTGATCAGTTGAATCGTTTAAGTCAAAGAGAAAAAGAATGTTTAAAGCTAACAGGCTCTAACAAAACGGCAAAAGAAATTGCCCTTATTTTAAAACTATCTCACCGTACAGTAGAATCTTATATTGAAAATATAAAAATTAAACTCGATTGTTCAACTAAACAAGATCTTCAAAAGATGTCTCAGCTCTTCGATGAGTTAAAACTGTTTTAA